TTGAAAAAGTCTTCGGAAAACTTTTCTTTGCTCGAATTAGATCTGTCAACATACATTTTGCCTTTGGTTTTATCAAATTTGACCAAAAGATTTTCTCCAAGATCATTTTGAAGCTTTAGTCCAAATGTATTGGCTGTTGTTTTCTTCAAGTCAATTGTAAAGTTCAATTCTGATTGAGAGGCTTTAAAATTACCTTCCAACAACTTTTCTTCCGTGATGTTCATAACATCCAATGTAGTTGTTTCTCCTCTTAATGCAAGAAATTCCTTAGTTGGAGAACTTTGCAATAAATACCCTGATTTGGATTCAATTAGCTTTAGTTCTCTAGGTAATGTCATGGCACTTCTCCATTTTTCTGTTGGCACTATCTGAGCGTATTGCCAATTGGACATCCAACCGATTCCTAGCACTCTACCATCATCTTTTGGTAGGTTATCCCAAGTTACAAATGCATAGTTATCAGTTCCCCAGTCTAACCATTTGTGATTCTTTACATCACTTTTAAACTCTTTGCCATCAAACTCTCCAACAAAATATGAGGTAGCTGTACCAGCATTAGGAGCGTCTTTCTGAATACTCACTATCAATACCCACTTTGTTTCATCTGTGCCTTCTACTTTGATAGGAAATAAGTCTGGACATTCCCATAAACGAGTATCGCCTTTTATACCATAGTCTGAAAGGAATTTCCAGTCAATGAGGTTGGGAGAGGAGTAGAACTTAACCTTTTCATAGGCTGCCAAAGTTAAAATCCAACTTTTAGATGGTTCATGCCAAATCACTTTCGGATCTCTGAAATCCTTTATTTTATCAGTGTTGGGAATAACTGGGTTTCCTTTATACTTTGTCCATTTTGTGCCTCCATCTAAGCTATATGCAATGCTTTGTGTTTGAAAATCATTAGTTTGGGCTCTTTCTCCATCCATATTGTGATGTGTAAAAGCAGCAACGATAGGAGGGTTTTCTGCGGTACCGAGTTTGGAGGTATTGTAAAGATCTACAACAGCACTTCCTGAAAAAATATAACCCAATGAATCAGGGTATAAACCAATCGGTAGGTGTTTCCACGAAACTAAATCGCTTGATACTGCATGACCCCAGTGCATAGGGCCCCAAACTGTACTGTCAGGATAATATTGATAAAAAAGATGGTACTCACCATCCTTATAAAACATACCATTCGGGTCATTCATCCAGTTGGCCTCTGGCGTAAAATGAAACTGAGGACGATGGTTTTCTTGATAAAGTGAAGAGGTAGTAGCGTCTTCCACTACCTTGCCATTATTGCACCCAAAGAGGATTGAAAAAATAGGAATTAGTAAAAAAAGTAACCTTGAAGCGTAAGATTGTTTCATGCTGGTTTATAGGTTAAAGTTTTATCACAATGCAAATTGTAATATTTCAACTAAGCTAGGATAAAAATCAATACCACGAAAGTTAGCATTCCTTTTAGCGTATAGTTTCGGTACCACGAGACATTAGCACCAGTTCCATAAGGGTTTAACCAAGTAGCAAAACTGCTTAGACTATTGAAAAAAGTAAGACTTTTAGGTTTATAACTTAAACCTCTGGTAGTGAGCAGTAAAGTATTTCATTCGGCTCGGTTTACCCTACTTTTAATTTATGAAATAGCATGTTGGTTAGCTCTTTCGCTAATCAAAATTGCCTCTAAAAACTCAACTTATCAGCTGAACAGCCTTCTCTAGGGCACTCACAAGTCCGTTTGCATCACTACCACCCGCAGTTGCAAAATGTGGGGCACCACCACCACCACCACGCATTAACTTTGCTGCATCTTTTACAATGTCGCCAGCTTTAAGACCTTTCGCTTGTTGGTTATCATTGAGCATAACAGCCAACAATGGCTTGTCATTGATTATGGTACCAAGGATAAAACATCCTTGACCTTCAACAGCTTTTAAGTCAAAACACAATTTCTTAAGTGCATCTGCATTTGGAAGGGCAACGATCTTAACGATTGTAGGTTCGCCATTTACTAATTCAATTTCATTAAGAATTGACTTTTTAAGCGAATTGATCTTTTCGTTTTCAAGAGCCTCTAGTGATTTTTGAAGCGTATTTTTGTCTTCTATTAAAGATTTTAGAGCCTTGATTACATCTTGAGGCTGCTTAAGCAATTCCTTTATTTCATTTAGGGTTGCTTCTTGTTCTCTTAGTAATTCTAAAGCCTTTTCTCCAGTTAGAGCTTCCACTCTACGTACTCCTGCAGAAACAGATCCCTCCGATGTGAATTTGAATAGTCCAATTTCACCTGTGCTTGCAACGTGTGAGCCACCACATAATTCTACAGAGAATTTAGGGTCAAAAATAATGACACGGACAAAATCGCCGTACTTCTCTCCGAAAGTAGCAGTCGCACCCATTTCGGTTGCCTCTTTTATGGCTACATTTCTTTTTTCTACAAGAGCTATATTTTGGCGTATCTTTTGGTTTACTATATCTTCTACTTTTTGTAATTCCTCATCAGTCACTTTACTAAAGTGTGAGAAATCGAAACGAGTTAAATTTTCGTTTTGATAAGAACCCCTTTGTATGATATGATCGCCTAATACAGTTCTAAATGCAGCTAGCATCAAGTGAGTAGCTGTATGGTTCTGCATGATAAGTTGGTGTCTTTCAACATCAATTTCTGCCTTGATTTGAAGTGATTTTAGATCTTCAAAAGCAATGTCATCAAAAGGAACCTTGTCAGCGATATGAATAAACATATCATTTTCCTTTTGTGTGTCTTTTATGTTTACTTGATATTTTTTGCCTTTTAGCTCAAATGTTAGTGTACCGCTATCTCCAACTTGTCCACCCATTTCGGCATAGAAAGGTGTGTTTTCAAGTACGATATGATATTCCTGACCTTTTTTAGTCTTTACTTTTCTATATTTAGAAAGAATTGAAACTGCTTCGTTGTAATCGTAGCCAAGATAGTTTACACCATCAATGTCATTGATTTCCGTCCAGTCGCTAGCTTCTTTTGTAGCATCCTTTCTGCTTCTCGCTTTTTGCTCTGCTAGTTCTTTTTCAAAAGCAGCTTCGTCTATCTCATAACCTTTTTCTTTGGCAATGAGAGATGTTAAGTCAGAGGGGAAACCGAATGTATCCGAAAGTTCGAAAACGTCTTTTCCTGCTAAAATCTTGCTTTTTGCATTCTCCTCAAACTGTTGATCTAGTCTTTTTAAACCTAATTCTAGGGTACGTAAGAATGTTTTTTCTTCCTCCTCTACTACTTTTTTGACAAACTCTTCTTGTTCTTTTAATTCGGGGAAAACATCTTTGAATTGCTCTGCCAAAACTGGAACAAGAGAACCCATGAATGGTTCTTTGAAGTTGAGGTAGGAATAGCCATATCTAATAGCTCTTCTTAATATTCTACGGATAACATAGCCAGCCTTTGTGTTTGATGGTAACTGGCCATCGGCGATTGTAAATGCGACGGCACGAATATGATCAGCAATGACTCTCATTGCTACATCACCATAATTCTCAGAACTCAAAGTGCCATTTGCACCATATTTAAGTCCAGACATTTTTTCCAAAACCTGAATCGTGTTTTGAAAGATATCCGTGTCATAATTACTCTGCTTGCCTTGAATCGCCATACAAAGACGTTCAAAACCCATACCTGTGTCTACATGCTTGGCAGGCAGGTTCTCTAGACTTCCATCTGCTTTTCTCTCAAACTGAATGAATACATTGTTCCAGATCTCAACAACTTGAGGATGATCCGCATTAACTAAGTCTTTTCCTGGAACTTTATCAACCTCAGCTTGTGGACGAAGGTCAATGTGAATTTCGGAGCAAGGTCCACATGGCCCTACTTCACCCATTTCCCAGAAATTGTCTTTCTTATTACCAAGTAGGATTTTCTCATCGCTTCCTAATATGTTTTTCCAAAGGTCGAATGACTCTTGGTCAAATGGTACACCATCTTTTTCATCACCTTCAAATACAGAAACATAAATTCGTTCTTTAGGCAATTTGAAAACTTCCGTTAATAATTCCCATGACCAAGCAAGAGCTTCATCCTTGAAATAACCGTTTCCGCCAGTACCTGGAGTGCCAAATGACCAGTTTCCGAGCATTTCGAACATGGTGTGGTGATAAGTATCAAAGCCTACTTCTTCCAGGTCATTATGCTTTCCACTTACTCTCAAACATTTCTGAGTATCAGTAATTCTTTGAGACTTTGGTTGCTTGTTGCCAAGAAAGTAGTCCTTGAATTGCACCATTCCTGCATTATTGAACATGAGGGTAGGGTCATTCTTGAGCACAATGGGTGCCGAAGGAACAACTAAATGTTCTTTTGAAACAAAAAAATCAAGGAATTTCTGTCGTATTTCGTGTGAGGTCATGATATATCTATATGGAAAAACGCTGCAAAATTAAGGCTTTTATTATCATGGTCTACTTTTTTTGAAGAGCATATTGAATTTTCCTTTGTAAAAATCAAAACTAAACTTACTTTAGTGAAACTAAAAAATTAGTTATGCGAATTCCAATATTGCTAAGCTTCGTTGTATTATTAGCTCTCAGTCGTGTTTCGGCACAAGAGAATGTCATTATTATGGAAGACTCCCTTTATAGGATTGAGAATCCCAATAGTGCTAGTAGAGAGATCAGTTCTGCTAAGGAGGTCATGGAAAGAGAAACCATTGCTCGGCAATTTCGAATCTTTTTACATGATAAAAAAGCGAAGTTCAGTGATAAAGACTTGGATTGCACGTTAAGTTTGAATTTTTACATGAATTCTAGAAACGAAGTAACTGCTGCTACATACGATTTTAGTAAAATGAGTTTTGTAGATGGAAAAATGATAAGGCACAAATTCACTTCGGCAGAGAAAGATAGTTTGGCTCTTATATTGAACCTTCCTGACCTTTTAGAGGAGTTTGCACCAAAAATGATTTTCAAAAGAAAGTACTTGGGAGACCATGTTCAGTATTTGTATTTTTCATTAAGGAAAGTAAGTGATGGACCGCCGCAAAAAAACAAGCTGGAAGAACTACTTGCTAACGCACAGCCAGATACAATAAAAACCATCAATTTAACAGGAATGGAACTGACCGAAGTGCCATGGAAGCAACTGCTGAGGTTTAAAAATGCTGAAAAGCTCAATCTAAATGACAATAAACTAGATGCTTTTCCAAAACAAGTACTCAAACTGAAAAAGCTTAAGAGTATAGATATCAGTGGTAATTATTTAAATCAATACAATACTTTTTTCAAAAGGCATAGACGACTAGAAGTTCTCAATATTCAAAACAATGGATTTACTAGTTTACCAAAATCTCTTAAAAAACTCAAGAAGGTAAACAACTTAGTCATTGGGAATAATTCGCTTTATGACATTCAAGAATATAAATTTCACAAGCACAAGAAGCTAAAGGATTTAAACTTTTATAACCTAAACTTAGAAGAAGTTCCAGCTGCTGTTTTTAAAATGAAAAGGTTGGAGACCTTAGATTTATATTTCAATAATGTTAACTATTTCCCTGCGGAATTAGCCAATTTGAAAAGCCTTAAGGTTTTGGCCGTTTCTTACAACGACATGTGGAGTTTACCCTCGGTAGTAAATCAATTACCAGAATTGAAAATTATATATGCTCATCATAATCAACTAGATCGTTTGCCAGACCTTCCTGCTAGTCTTGAGGAGTTAGATATTGGTTATAACCAATACAAAGTATTCCCTAATAATATTGCCAAGCTAGGAAGTTTAAAATTGATAGATTATAGTAATAACGACTTAACAGATGGTATTTCGACAGATTTATTGCCTCCCAAGTTAGAAAGTTTATTCATTCGTAATAATCCATTTTTTCACGATGAGCGATACGAAAAACAAGCTAAATCTTTCATTGAAAAGCTGAAGGGAATGGGAGTAATTGTGAAATGAAAATTGCTGGTTGTCTTTCATTTTCGTTCTTTCCTTTTAGATTTGCAATCTCCATTATGCTTGCAGAATGAAACTTTACTACACAACAGAAGAAGTTGCAGGTCACTTTGACATTGCAACCTCCAAAATTCGCTATTACGTTTCTGAGTTCAACCTCAGAATTAAGAAAAACGGGAAAAATAGTGCCTTTACTTTCAAGGATTTAGAAGCAATTACCGAAATTATTTATTTGCTCGAAGAAGAAAAATACACCTTGGAAGGGGCTAAGATAAAATTTAAAGCTAAAAGCAGCGAGCGACGTAAAAACGAGGCAATCGTGTTGAGGCTAAAGGGTATTAAAGAGATTTTGGAGAAAATGAAAGGGGCAAATGTTGAATGAGAATGAGTTATTATATCGACTAGCACTCCGTGAAGCCGATGGAGTGGGAGGGGTCCTGTTTCGTCATCTCATTAGTCATATTGGGTCAGCAGAAGAAATCTTTAAAACGCCTAAATCAAGGTTATTAAAGATTCCGGGTCTAGGCCCCAACACACTAAAAAAGTTGAATGATCCTCAATCGCTACTAACGATTGCTGAGAAAAATTTGAAATTGTGCCAAAAGAACAATGTCGATATCATCTCTTTTTCTGACGAGAATTATCCTGCCAGACTTAAAAACTTATATGACGCACCTGCAATTCTATTTACGAAAGGCGGTGGTACGCTAGATTTTGGGAGATCGATAGGAATTGTAGGAACAAGAAAGGCTACCAACTATGGTAAAGACGTTACAGAAGCCATTATTGAGGCTTTGAAACCTTATAACGTTTCTATCATAAGTGGACTAGCATATGGAATTGACATTGCGGCTCACAAAGCAGCAATGAAGCATGAGCTGCAAACAATTGCAGTGATGGCAGGTGGAATTGGTATGATTTATCCTGCAGCTCATCGCAAATATGCTGAGCAAATAACTGCTGACGGATTACTACTTTCTGAAAATAAATATGATCTTGTTCCTGTTGCACCACAGTTTGTGGCTCGCAATAGAATTATTGCAGGATTGAGCGATATTGTAATAGTGGTAGAATCAGCTAAAAGAGGTGGTGGCCTCATTACTGCCGAATATGGAAATAACTATCACAGAGAAGTATTTGCTGTACCCGGTGATGTAGGAAATCCTTATTCAGAAGGGCCAAATAATTTAATCAAAGAAAACAAAGCTCGTATTTATACATCAGTGGATGATATGGTTGAGAGCCTGAATTGGTTACCTGGAGAGAGCACTGAGCCAGTCAAAAAAGCTATTGATCTAGACCTATCAACATTTAGTGAAGATGAGAGCAAAGTGATTACACTGCTTAGACAAAAAGGAGCTTATCCAATTGACGAAATTAGTTTTGAAACTAATATTCGCTTGAATAAGCTCGCTTCACTGCTCTTAAATCTTGAATTTCAGGATTTGGTAAGAGCTTTACCGGGTAAAAAGTTTGAATTACGATAGTTTATTATTTCAAAACCTCACTCGTTAGTCTTTTCTTATCCCTCAAAATTTCTTCCATTTTTCTGAGGTAGTTTTGGGCATCATATAATTCCTGAGAAAGGTCTTCGAGCTGCTTTTCTCTTTGATTTAGCTTAGATGAATCCTTTTTCTCCTTTTTCTTTCTCTTCACGATTTCTTTTTCAGCCTTACTCAGCTCTTTGTCTAGCTTTTCGATATCAACTTCTTCCTCAGCTTTGTTCGTTCCGGTTAGTTTTTCTTGTAAAACCGTATTTTTCTCATTGATTAGTTTAGTCAATTCCTCAGGGCTTGCATCTAATCTTTTACCAAGCTTTTCTTGATCTCGAAGGTTCCGTTCTATACTTTTCTCAATCTTCTCCTTTTCTTTTAGAGCTAAGTTAGTATTTGACTCCGCCAACTCTAAATCTGCTTTAACAAGTCTTTCTTCTTCGTTTTTACGAACCAAGTCATAAAGCCCGTAGATAAACTCTTCTCTTTCATCTGGAGCGACTTCCCCAAGTCCTAGAGACTCAGAATTTCTATTTAGAAAGAAAAAGATAAGCCTGTTATACTCTTTATTTTCTTCCAAGTCTACAGCAACTGTGTATACAAGTTCGCTATTACCTAAACCATTCTTTAGGTCCACATATTTAATATCATTTCTTTCTCTCAGTTTGCCCATTTCGGAGAGGTACTTATCTATGTCATTCGAGATATCTTTTATGTCTCCCTTTACAAATAGGTAAAATGCGGTTTTGGGTTCTTCGTTTTCAAGTTCAAGTGAACTAAAGATTTGCTGCCCTTGTGCTGCAAAAGCAAAAAGGGTGATTACAATAAGGTTTAATACTTTCATTATCTAGGTTGTTATTTTCGTTGTACTTATGACGATTCTATTAGCTGAAAAGTCACGCGTAAAAATAATGAAATCATTGTCTCCTTCTTTAATTTTGAATTTTTGTCTTAATACTTCAGGTTTTTGTCCAAAATTTCTTGAAATAATATTGGCTTTAATACCAGTTAATGATTTTGCTATTTTTTTGGAAAAAGGCATGGTGTTCGTCACAAAGAGTATTCTTCCAGGGAAGTTTGCTATTAATTCGGGCGAGGTAAAAAAATGGGAATTAGGTGCAATTTTCTTAACACTATATTTTTCTGCGATTTCACTCCAAAGTCCACTTTTCATTACTGCGGAATTGGGTTCATACAGGTATTTAAGAACTGGAGAATATTCAACCTCAAGATTTCGTTTATTAGTAAGGGAACATTCAAATATTTCAGGTTGAGAATCTGTAAAATTGATAGTCGAAATCACAATTCCAGACTTAGATTTGCTTTTGTTCGCATAAAAAACCAATTCTTTAGCATCATTCTTAACTGCAATAATTACTACCTTATACACATATTTGAGCTGAGTAAGGGCCAAATGATGATCAAGCATTGGAGAATATTTTATTATTAATTCTTCCGTTTTATCGAAGATGGCGTCCTGTAGTTCAATCAAATTGGGAATGCAGTCTTGAATACTAACCAACTTTACCTTTTGGTCTCCTCGTCTATCGGGATCTATATAAATAAGATCAACTTTAGGCTTTAGATTGGAAACCAGTTCTTCAGCCGACATATTAAGGCACTCAATATTATCCCTTCCAAGGACTTTGAAATTATGAGCAACAATCTCTTTCAATGTGGGATTGAGCTCATTATAAGTGTGTTTCTGTGAAATGAGTGATAGGAAGTAGCTGTCAACACCAAACCCTCCTGTAAGATCCACAGATGATTCTACCTTTAAATCCTTGAATTTAAACTGTGCTGTAATAGGAGTAGAGCATTGTTCTATTGCTTTTATATTCGCTCCTAGGAGGTTATTCACTGAAGCCCATTCTGGTAATTTGCTTTTTAACTTATGAAGGAATTGGTACTCTTTGACGACCCTTTTTAGGGTTTCAGGATCCAATTTATCAGGATTTTGAAGAATGTAGCTGCTAGGGTCTATGTTTTGCAGATTTCTTGCAAGATTATTAATTCGTATCCGATCATCCATTTTTTAAATGCAATTATGTATTTTTGTATCGTTTTGGAACATAATGTTACAAAATACGTTTACATATAACAGAGTTACTAGAGTTTTTTGAAACATTCGATCAACATATTACTGTTTATCATATTGACCCCTTTCCTATTCAACGGACAAGGGATCACTAAGATGTTGGTTAAGAAGTTTGCAAATACTACTGTAGTTACACTCACCGAAGAAAATGAACACGAAGGATGTGAGGACGAAGTAGAAAGAGACTTGTACGAATTTTGGTTAAAAACCAATTACGTATTTATGGATAAAGTCTTACCAGCTTTTACTTTTCAGTTCTCCTATTACAAAGAAGTACATAGGGACTTTGACTCTCCACCACCCGATTTAGCTTAATCCTTTTTTAAGCCTTATTTTATAAGGCCTTGCCATATTGTTTTAAAGCCAAGTATAATAGGCTTAACATAATTGCTGTATGTGGCATTTACATTTTCTTTATTTAATTTTTTATATATGTCGAAAGAGTCTTCTTTTAAATATATCGGTAAGGATTTATCCGCCGGTTTAGTAGTTTTTTTAGTGGCTTTGCCATTATGTTTGGGTATTTCTCTAGCCTCAGAGGCCCCATTGTTTTCAGGTATAATCGCAGGTATTGTTGGTGGTATTGTAGTAGGAGTCATAAGTGGTTCTAAAC
This portion of the Spirosomataceae bacterium TFI 002 genome encodes:
- a CDS encoding fructan beta-fructosidase, with product MKQSYASRLLFLLIPIFSILFGCNNGKVVEDATTSSLYQENHRPQFHFTPEANWMNDPNGMFYKDGEYHLFYQYYPDSTVWGPMHWGHAVSSDLVSWKHLPIGLYPDSLGYIFSGSAVVDLYNTSKLGTAENPPIVAAFTHHNMDGERAQTNDFQTQSIAYSLDGGTKWTKYKGNPVIPNTDKIKDFRDPKVIWHEPSKSWILTLAAYEKVKFYSSPNLIDWKFLSDYGIKGDTRLWECPDLFPIKVEGTDETKWVLIVSIQKDAPNAGTATSYFVGEFDGKEFKSDVKNHKWLDWGTDNYAFVTWDNLPKDDGRVLGIGWMSNWQYAQIVPTEKWRSAMTLPRELKLIESKSGYLLQSSPTKEFLALRGETTTLDVMNITEEKLLEGNFKASQSELNFTIDLKKTTANTFGLKLQNDLGENLLVKFDKTKGKMYVDRSNSSKEKFSEDFFKKDHSAPINFGKEKLNVRMIIDAASIEIFINEGEVSFTSIFFPTKKFDTMSLFAEKGTWSINNTKIYALNSIW
- a CDS encoding alanyl-tRNA synthetase, which translates into the protein MTSHEIRQKFLDFFVSKEHLVVPSAPIVLKNDPTLMFNNAGMVQFKDYFLGNKQPKSQRITDTQKCLRVSGKHNDLEEVGFDTYHHTMFEMLGNWSFGTPGTGGNGYFKDEALAWSWELLTEVFKLPKERIYVSVFEGDEKDGVPFDQESFDLWKNILGSDEKILLGNKKDNFWEMGEVGPCGPCSEIHIDLRPQAEVDKVPGKDLVNADHPQVVEIWNNVFIQFERKADGSLENLPAKHVDTGMGFERLCMAIQGKQSNYDTDIFQNTIQVLEKMSGLKYGANGTLSSENYGDVAMRVIADHIRAVAFTIADGQLPSNTKAGYVIRRILRRAIRYGYSYLNFKEPFMGSLVPVLAEQFKDVFPELKEQEEFVKKVVEEEEKTFLRTLELGLKRLDQQFEENAKSKILAGKDVFELSDTFGFPSDLTSLIAKEKGYEIDEAAFEKELAEQKARSRKDATKEASDWTEINDIDGVNYLGYDYNEAVSILSKYRKVKTKKGQEYHIVLENTPFYAEMGGQVGDSGTLTFELKGKKYQVNIKDTQKENDMFIHIADKVPFDDIAFEDLKSLQIKAEIDVERHQLIMQNHTATHLMLAAFRTVLGDHIIQRGSYQNENLTRFDFSHFSKVTDEELQKVEDIVNQKIRQNIALVEKRNVAIKEATEMGATATFGEKYGDFVRVIIFDPKFSVELCGGSHVASTGEIGLFKFTSEGSVSAGVRRVEALTGEKALELLREQEATLNEIKELLKQPQDVIKALKSLIEDKNTLQKSLEALENEKINSLKKSILNEIELVNGEPTIVKIVALPNADALKKLCFDLKAVEGQGCFILGTIINDKPLLAVMLNDNQQAKGLKAGDIVKDAAKLMRGGGGGAPHFATAGGSDANGLVSALEKAVQLIS
- a CDS encoding MerR HTH family regulatory protein encodes the protein MKLYYTTEEVAGHFDIATSKIRYYVSEFNLRIKKNGKNSAFTFKDLEAITEIIYLLEEEKYTLEGAKIKFKAKSSERRKNEAIVLRLKGIKEILEKMKGANVE
- a CDS encoding DNA processing protein, with product MLNENELLYRLALREADGVGGVLFRHLISHIGSAEEIFKTPKSRLLKIPGLGPNTLKKLNDPQSLLTIAEKNLKLCQKNNVDIISFSDENYPARLKNLYDAPAILFTKGGGTLDFGRSIGIVGTRKATNYGKDVTEAIIEALKPYNVSIISGLAYGIDIAAHKAAMKHELQTIAVMAGGIGMIYPAAHRKYAEQITADGLLLSENKYDLVPVAPQFVARNRIIAGLSDIVIVVESAKRGGGLITAEYGNNYHREVFAVPGDVGNPYSEGPNNLIKENKARIYTSVDDMVESLNWLPGESTEPVKKAIDLDLSTFSEDESKVITLLRQKGAYPIDEISFETNIRLNKLASLLLNLEFQDLVRALPGKKFELR